The proteins below are encoded in one region of Rana temporaria chromosome 2, aRanTem1.1, whole genome shotgun sequence:
- the LOC120928201 gene encoding putative nuclease HARBI1 — protein MEPFGCALFELKLIQRRRRTRQNVVQIEKRVFRARTFLDQFSETQVIAKFRLSSPMIYSLYDEIHLALETRTRRSNAVPGLVRFLAVLNFLGKASYQHVSGEIVGISQPSFSRCLVEVLQALRQLAPKYIHMGKSREERDQIKRGFFDLAGMPNVIGAIDCTHVPLCPPSEQEHIYRNRKAYHSLNIQVICDSNLIIRDVVTGFPGSCHDAHILRQSGIYDTLDKDLENNGWLLGDAGYPCLPWLLTPINRPSSPAEAAYNVAHTKTRVVIERCFGVLKSRFRCMSLSGGFLQYSPSKVADMFLACSILHNIARHGGLQEELDTTVEDDMPTIPVENDHRGNTARSKLITNYFSGNKPP, from the exons ATGGAACCATTTGGATGTGCTCTATTTGAACTGAAACTGATCCAGAGGCGAAGAAGGACACGTCAGAATGTCGTTCAGATAGAGAAACGTGTATTTCGTGCACGTACCTTTTTGGATCAATTTTCTGAAACCCAGGTGATAGCCAAATTCAGATTATCCTCTCCCATGATATATTCCCTGTATGATGAAATACACTTGGCCCTAGAAACACGCACGCGGAGAAGTAATGCAGTACCAGGTCTTGTGCGTTTTTTGGCAGTACTTAATTTTTTAGGAAAGGCCTCATACCAACATGTCAGTGGTGAGATTGTTGGCATCTCACAACCCAGTTTTTCCCGCTGCTTGGTCGAGGTCCTGCAAGCACTGCGACAACTTGCTCCAAAATACATTCATATGGGCAAGTCACGTGAAGAGCGGGATCAAATAAAACGTGGTTTTTTTGACCTAGCAGGAATGCCCAATGTCATTGGGgcaatagactgcacccatgtgccaTTATGTCCCCCATCAGAACAGGAGCACATCTACAGAAACCGTAAGGCTTACCATTCCCTCAACATCCAGGTGATCTGTGATTCGAACCTCATAATCCGTGATGTTGTCACCGGCTTTCCAGGATCCTGTCATGATGCCCATATATTGCGCCAATCGGGAATATATGATACTCTGGACAAGGACTTAGAAAATAATGGATGGCTGCTGG GAGATGCTGGTTACCCCTGTCTACCATGGCTCTTAACACCAATCAACAGGCCATCCTCTCCTGCAGAAGCAGCTTACAATGTTGCTCATACAAAAACAAGAGTGGTTATCGAAAGATGCTTTGGTGTCCTAAAGAGCCGTTTTCGTTGCATGTCCTTGTCTGGTGGATTCCTTCAGTATTCCCCCAGTAAGGTAGCTGATATGTTCCTAGCATGCAGCATTCTCCATAACATTGCAAGGCATGGTGGACTACAAGAGGAACTAGACACCACAGTGGAGGATGACATGCCCACAATTCCAGTGGAAAATGATCACAGGGGAAACACAGCAAGAAGTAAACTGATTACAAACTATTTTTCAGGTAATAAACCACCGTAA